One Methanolinea sp. DNA window includes the following coding sequences:
- a CDS encoding CBS domain-containing protein translates to MTEEILVKDIMSKPVTIAKSAPITEALDKMLDEGVDPLIVLNHDSVVGTVSRQKVAEKLGTKRNSSISPTSIHVASTVEEDFTTVYPDQDLDVVIPLLQTYKLVVVYDEEHRLVGQVTAGDVLRVVRPQGKLEDVLEPACTIDVDERVVHWRRRMIDEGLHRCVVTENGRVVGIVTETDVAVAMRKFREIVEDRYQDHRIRNLLIKDIMSTPVITLPKTASIDEAVDIMLSKGISCIPVVDGEKVIGMVTRSSLVKAL, encoded by the coding sequence ATGACTGAAGAGATACTGGTAAAGGACATCATGTCCAAACCCGTGACGATCGCGAAGTCCGCGCCCATCACGGAGGCCCTCGACAAGATGCTCGACGAGGGCGTCGATCCCCTCATCGTCCTGAACCACGACTCGGTCGTCGGGACTGTCTCGCGCCAGAAGGTCGCCGAGAAACTCGGGACGAAGCGGAACTCGTCCATCTCGCCGACCTCGATCCACGTGGCGAGCACCGTCGAGGAGGACTTCACGACGGTGTACCCGGACCAGGACCTCGACGTCGTCATCCCCCTCCTCCAGACGTACAAGCTCGTCGTGGTATACGACGAGGAGCACAGGCTCGTCGGGCAGGTCACGGCCGGCGACGTCCTGCGCGTCGTGCGCCCGCAGGGGAAGCTCGAGGACGTCCTTGAGCCCGCGTGCACGATCGACGTGGACGAGAGGGTCGTCCACTGGCGCAGGAGGATGATCGACGAGGGCCTCCACAGGTGCGTCGTGACAGAGAACGGCCGCGTCGTGGGGATCGTGACGGAGACGGATGTCGCGGTCGCAATGCGGAAGTTCCGCGAGATCGTGGAGGACCGGTACCAGGACCACCGCATCCGCAACCTCCTCATCAAGGACATCATGTCGACGCCGGTCATCACGCTCCCGAAGACCGCGTCGATCGACGAGGCCGTCGACATCATGCTCTCGAAGGGAATCAGTTGTATCCCCGTCGTGGACGGGGAGAAAGTCATCGGGATGGTCACGCGGTCATCCCTCGTCAAGGCGCTCTGA
- a CDS encoding deoxyhypusine synthase: MRKTSPVAPTKDVAELLWQMAHCGFQGRKLGESVQIWKEMIADPECTIFLGLSGAMLPAGMQKVLIELARRHYIDVVVSTGANIFHDACEHLGVCHYIGHHHVNDSALYEKGIDRIYDVFAYEEDFRWVDRGIARFAEKIAPFHGSSRAFLELFGEWLARAVPDRESFLSTCVREGIPVFVPAFCDSSLGIGVLIARRRGVRVDIDQIADTDELTSLVEEVKRTGVIYVGGGVPKNFIQQTQVIGSIHAKDLGGHDYAIQYTTDSPHFGGLSGCTFEEAISWGKESPRTRHVQVHVDATIALPLVVSALVGEGVCRPPRAPAVRERVLRQGIE, from the coding sequence ATGAGGAAGACCTCGCCGGTCGCGCCCACGAAAGACGTCGCGGAACTCCTTTGGCAGATGGCCCACTGCGGTTTCCAGGGGAGGAAGCTCGGCGAATCGGTCCAGATATGGAAGGAGATGATTGCCGATCCCGAGTGCACGATCTTTCTCGGGCTCTCGGGCGCGATGCTCCCCGCGGGGATGCAGAAGGTCCTCATCGAGTTGGCACGCAGGCACTACATCGACGTCGTGGTCTCGACCGGTGCGAACATCTTCCACGATGCCTGCGAACACCTCGGGGTCTGCCATTACATCGGGCACCACCACGTGAACGATTCCGCGCTGTACGAGAAGGGGATCGACCGCATCTACGACGTGTTCGCGTACGAGGAGGACTTCCGGTGGGTAGACAGGGGGATCGCGCGATTCGCAGAGAAGATTGCCCCGTTCCACGGGTCATCCCGCGCGTTCCTCGAGTTGTTCGGGGAGTGGCTCGCGAGGGCTGTCCCGGACCGCGAGTCGTTCCTCTCGACCTGTGTCCGGGAGGGTATCCCAGTGTTCGTCCCCGCGTTCTGCGATTCCTCCCTCGGAATCGGGGTCCTCATCGCCCGGCGGCGCGGTGTCCGCGTGGATATCGACCAGATCGCGGACACCGACGAGCTCACGTCCCTCGTCGAGGAGGTGAAGAGGACCGGGGTGATCTACGTGGGAGGGGGTGTCCCCAAGAACTTCATCCAGCAGACGCAGGTCATCGGGTCCATCCACGCAAAGGACCTCGGCGGCCACGACTACGCAATCCAGTACACGACGGACTCGCCCCACTTCGGCGGGCTCTCGGGGTGCACCTTCGAGGAGGCGATCAGCTGGGGGAAGGAGTCGCCGAGGACGCGACACGTCCAGGTCCACGTGGACGCGACGATCGCGCTCCCGCTCGTCGTGTCTGCCCTCGTGGGGGAGGGGGTCTGCCGGCCTCCCCGCGCACCCGCGGTGAGGGAGAGGGTCCTGCGCCAGGGCATCGAGTGA
- a CDS encoding 30S ribosomal protein S13, producing MDQEGEIKYFVRISNTDLDGTKPVATALTGIKGVGRHTAHVIARLAGVDPREIMGKLSDEEVERVREVVETYEQRVPPWMVNRPKDIYTGEPRHLFGTEVVTTLEEDINLMRKIRCYKGIRHEMGQKVRGQRTKSTGRTGATVGVKRKKD from the coding sequence ATGGACCAGGAAGGAGAGATAAAGTACTTCGTCAGGATCAGCAACACGGATCTCGACGGGACGAAGCCGGTCGCCACGGCACTCACGGGAATCAAGGGCGTGGGGCGGCACACCGCGCACGTGATCGCCCGGCTCGCGGGCGTGGATCCCCGCGAGATCATGGGCAAGCTCTCGGACGAGGAGGTGGAGAGGGTGAGGGAGGTCGTGGAGACCTACGAGCAGAGGGTCCCTCCGTGGATGGTCAACCGCCCAAAGGACATCTACACGGGTGAACCGCGCCACCTCTTCGGGACGGAGGTCGTGACCACGCTCGAGGAGGACATCAACCTCATGCGGAAGATCCGGTGCTACAAGGGTATCCGCCACGAGATGGGCCAGAAGGTGAGGGGCCAGAGGACGAAGTCCACGGGCCGCACGGGGGCGACCGTGGGTGTCAAGAGGAAGAAAGACTAG
- a CDS encoding 30S ribosomal protein S4, whose amino-acid sequence MGYPGKNHKQYQTPKRPFEKSRIEEETRLMVEYGLRNKREVWKAASHLRRYRRAARDLLALMSSGKDPVLFERKKNELIGHLQRLGLLGPDAGIDDVLSLRVENELERRLQTLVYRKGLARSPKQARQMITHGHIAIAGKRVSIPGYRVTRAEESEIGYYARSPVANPDHAERARIARAGR is encoded by the coding sequence ATGGGGTACCCAGGCAAGAACCACAAGCAGTACCAGACGCCCAAGCGACCCTTTGAGAAGTCCCGGATCGAGGAGGAGACGAGGCTCATGGTCGAGTACGGCCTCCGGAACAAGCGCGAGGTGTGGAAGGCCGCAAGCCACCTGCGCCGATACAGGAGGGCGGCACGTGACCTCCTCGCGCTGATGTCCAGCGGGAAGGACCCGGTCCTCTTCGAGAGGAAGAAGAACGAGCTCATAGGCCACCTGCAGCGCCTCGGGTTGCTCGGCCCCGACGCGGGGATAGACGACGTCCTCTCCCTGCGGGTGGAAAACGAGCTTGAGAGGCGCCTCCAGACCCTCGTGTACCGCAAGGGTCTCGCCCGCTCGCCCAAGCAGGCGCGGCAGATGATCACCCACGGGCACATCGCCATCGCGGGGAAACGCGTGAGCATCCCGGGGTACCGCGTGACGAGGGCGGAAGAGAGCGAGATCGGGTACTACGCGAGGTCGCCGGTCGCAAACCCTGACCACGCGGAGAGGGCACGGATTGCCCGCGCAGGGAGGTGA
- a CDS encoding 30S ribosomal protein S11 encodes MAGEKEKWGIAHIFASFNNTIITITDLSGAETVCKSSGGMVVKQDRNESSPYAAMQMAANVAQAAMEKGIVGVHVKVRAPGRGKQRSPGPGAQAAIRALARAGMKIGRIEDVTPIPHDSIRPKGGRRGRRV; translated from the coding sequence GTGGCGGGAGAGAAGGAAAAATGGGGCATAGCCCACATATTCGCGTCCTTCAACAACACCATCATCACCATCACGGACCTCTCGGGTGCAGAGACGGTCTGCAAGAGCAGCGGTGGAATGGTCGTCAAGCAGGACAGGAACGAGAGCTCCCCGTACGCCGCCATGCAGATGGCAGCCAACGTCGCCCAGGCGGCGATGGAGAAGGGAATCGTCGGTGTCCACGTGAAGGTCAGGGCACCCGGCCGGGGGAAACAGCGGAGCCCGGGACCGGGGGCCCAGGCGGCGATCAGGGCACTCGCGCGGGCAGGGATGAAGATCGGGCGGATCGAGGACGTGACTCCCATCCCCCACGACTCCATCAGGCCCAAGGGGGGGCGGAGGGGCAGGAGAGTCTGA
- a CDS encoding DNA-directed RNA polymerase subunit D, protein MQIEILSMDDTTARFCLSGPTQAFANAFRRAMIGEVPTLAIEDVRIYDNTSALYDEILAHRLGLIPIRTEPGCYVPQDECSCGGAGCDRCGVSFTLSIEGPAMVYSRDLIPQDPRAVPAVDNIPIVKLGKDQKVVLEARAVLNRGRVHAKWQPTTACGFKNYPSIAVSDRCDGCGRCVDECPRSILEVRNGSVRVIDNRLEDCSLCRLCEKACISTGIGEKSAIEVRSEETRFIFVVEGDGSLPVREIVKGALEYLRDRSDELCAKVSELSGVTGDEEESE, encoded by the coding sequence ATGCAGATCGAGATCCTGTCCATGGACGACACCACGGCGAGGTTCTGCCTGAGCGGCCCGACCCAGGCATTCGCAAACGCGTTCCGCAGGGCGATGATCGGGGAGGTCCCCACGCTCGCGATAGAAGACGTCCGCATCTACGACAACACGAGCGCCCTCTATGACGAGATCCTCGCCCACAGGCTGGGCCTCATCCCCATCAGGACAGAGCCGGGGTGTTACGTCCCCCAGGACGAGTGCAGCTGCGGCGGGGCCGGGTGTGACAGGTGCGGCGTCTCGTTCACGCTCTCCATCGAGGGACCCGCGATGGTGTACTCCCGGGACCTCATCCCCCAGGATCCCCGCGCGGTCCCCGCGGTCGACAATATCCCCATCGTGAAGCTCGGGAAAGACCAGAAGGTCGTCCTCGAGGCACGTGCAGTCCTCAACCGCGGCCGCGTGCACGCGAAGTGGCAACCGACGACCGCCTGCGGTTTCAAGAACTACCCATCCATCGCGGTGAGCGACCGCTGCGACGGGTGCGGCCGGTGCGTGGACGAGTGTCCCCGCTCCATCCTCGAGGTGAGGAACGGCAGCGTGAGGGTGATCGACAACAGGCTCGAGGACTGCTCCCTCTGCCGCCTCTGCGAGAAGGCCTGCATCAGCACGGGGATAGGCGAGAAATCCGCGATAGAGGTCAGGTCCGAGGAGACGCGGTTCATATTCGTCGTGGAAGGTGACGGGTCCCTGCCCGTGCGCGAGATCGTGAAGGGGGCCCTCGAGTACCTCAGGGACAGGTCGGACGAGCTGTGCGCAAAGGTGAGCGAGTTATCGGGAGTGACCGGAGATGAAGAGGAGAGCGAATAG
- a CDS encoding 50S ribosomal protein L18e, with the protein MKRRANRKTNPRLLNLVSLLKEAARQNEVNLWRDIASRLEGPSRNYAEVNLSKINRYAGNGEIILVPGKVLGSGVLETSVKVAALNFSRSAEEKIRGANGQCMTIEDLLRDNPKGSRVRILR; encoded by the coding sequence ATGAAGAGGAGAGCGAATAGGAAGACGAATCCACGCCTGCTGAACCTCGTTTCGCTCCTGAAGGAGGCAGCACGCCAGAACGAGGTGAACCTGTGGCGTGACATCGCGAGCAGGCTTGAAGGGCCGTCGCGCAACTACGCCGAGGTCAACCTGAGCAAGATCAACCGTTACGCCGGGAACGGCGAGATTATCCTCGTCCCCGGCAAGGTCCTCGGGAGCGGCGTGCTCGAGACGTCGGTGAAGGTCGCGGCACTGAACTTCTCCCGGTCGGCAGAGGAAAAGATCAGGGGAGCGAATGGCCAGTGCATGACAATCGAGGACCTGCTGCGGGACAACCCGAAGGGCAGCCGGGTCAGGATTCTTCGGTGA
- a CDS encoding 50S ribosomal protein L13 — protein MVTVINGEGLILGRMASIVAKRALNGESIAIINAEKVVISGSKARVFAMYSRKRNRGSREGGPFFPRRPDHIVRRTIRGMLPYKRAAGKEAFKRVMVYVGTPPDLAGTPAETIEEAHMDRLNTPMHVTVGAVSGFLGAKF, from the coding sequence ATGGTGACGGTCATCAACGGCGAAGGCCTCATCCTCGGGAGGATGGCGAGCATCGTCGCGAAGAGAGCCCTCAACGGCGAGAGCATCGCGATCATTAACGCCGAGAAGGTGGTCATCTCGGGGAGCAAGGCGCGCGTCTTTGCGATGTACAGCAGGAAGCGGAACCGCGGCTCCCGCGAGGGGGGACCGTTCTTCCCGCGGCGGCCCGACCACATCGTCCGGAGGACGATAAGGGGGATGCTCCCCTACAAGAGGGCCGCGGGGAAGGAGGCGTTCAAGCGCGTCATGGTCTACGTGGGAACGCCGCCGGACCTCGCCGGGACCCCGGCAGAGACGATCGAGGAGGCCCACATGGACCGGTTAAACACGCCGATGCACGTGACCGTGGGTGCAGTGAGCGGGTTCCTCGGTGCGAAGTTCTAG
- a CDS encoding 30S ribosomal protein S9, with protein sequence MAKVINTSGKRKTAIARATIRAGKGRIRINSVPLDLYPNEMARMKIMEPLLLVPGALEGVDVTVDVRGGGIMGQAEAIRTALARGLLKWHNDPKLKDIFLSYDRALLVNDSRQKEPKKPHGRGARKKFQKSYR encoded by the coding sequence GTGGCAAAGGTGATTAATACCAGCGGGAAGAGGAAGACGGCCATCGCGAGGGCGACCATCAGGGCCGGGAAGGGGAGGATACGGATCAACTCCGTCCCCCTCGACCTCTACCCGAACGAGATGGCGCGGATGAAGATCATGGAACCCCTCCTCCTCGTGCCTGGGGCACTCGAGGGGGTGGACGTCACGGTCGACGTGAGGGGCGGCGGGATCATGGGCCAGGCCGAGGCCATCCGCACGGCTCTCGCGAGGGGACTCCTGAAGTGGCACAACGATCCCAAGTTGAAGGACATCTTCCTCTCGTACGACAGGGCACTCCTCGTGAACGACTCGCGGCAGAAGGAACCGAAGAAGCCCCACGGAAGGGGTGCGAGGAAGAAGTTCCAAAAGTCTTATCGTTGA
- a CDS encoding DNA-directed RNA polymerase subunit N, whose protein sequence is MIPVRCFTCGKVISPAYEEFKRRKEAGEDPKRILDDLGMERYCCRRMLLSHKEIIDDINPYQ, encoded by the coding sequence ATGATACCCGTGCGGTGTTTCACGTGTGGGAAGGTCATCTCCCCTGCGTACGAGGAGTTCAAGCGCAGGAAGGAGGCCGGCGAGGATCCGAAGAGGATCCTCGACGACCTCGGGATGGAGAGGTACTGCTGCCGCAGGATGCTCCTCTCCCACAAAGAGATAATCGATGATATAAATCCGTACCAGTGA
- a CDS encoding DNA-directed RNA polymerase subunit K, whose protein sequence is MKETYTRYERARIIGARALQISMGAPLLIKTDKIDPLEIALEEFQANVIPITVKRK, encoded by the coding sequence ATGAAGGAAACCTATACTCGGTATGAGAGGGCAAGGATCATCGGGGCGAGGGCACTCCAGATATCCATGGGGGCACCGCTGCTCATCAAGACAGACAAGATCGATCCCCTTGAGATAGCCCTCGAAGAATTCCAGGCCAATGTCATCCCAATCACGGTGAAGAGGAAGTAG
- the rpsB gene encoding 30S ribosomal protein S2: MPETEMEIELKEPLVPVEEYLAAGIHIGTQQKSKDMMRFIYRVRGDGLYILDIRATDERIKIAAKFLNQYDPAGILVVTSRQYGQYPASKFAEAIGGMAVTGRFIPGMLTNQNLEGYMEPEVLVVTDPIGDAQAVREAVQCGIPVVALCDTNNMTSLVDLVIPTNNKGRKALSMVYYLLTREVLRLRGIATSLTPEDFETEI; the protein is encoded by the coding sequence ATGCCAGAAACAGAGATGGAAATCGAGCTGAAGGAACCCCTCGTGCCCGTGGAGGAGTACCTCGCCGCGGGCATCCACATCGGGACCCAGCAGAAGAGCAAGGACATGATGCGGTTCATCTACCGCGTGAGGGGAGATGGATTGTACATCCTCGACATCAGGGCGACCGACGAACGGATAAAGATCGCGGCGAAATTCCTGAACCAGTACGACCCGGCGGGTATCCTCGTGGTCACGTCCCGGCAGTACGGCCAGTACCCGGCGAGCAAGTTCGCGGAGGCGATCGGCGGGATGGCGGTGACAGGCCGTTTCATCCCGGGGATGCTCACGAACCAGAACCTCGAGGGCTACATGGAGCCCGAGGTCCTCGTCGTCACCGACCCGATAGGGGATGCGCAGGCGGTCAGGGAGGCCGTCCAGTGCGGGATCCCCGTCGTCGCCCTCTGCGACACCAACAACATGACGAGCCTCGTCGATCTCGTCATCCCCACGAACAACAAGGGGAGAAAGGCCCTCTCGATGGTTTACTACCTCCTCACGAGGGAAGTGCTCCGGCTGAGGGGGATCGCGACATCGCTCACCCCCGAGGACTTCGAGACCGAGATCTGA
- the amrB gene encoding AmmeMemoRadiSam system protein B: MKTRKCGVAGMFYPRDPSHLEQLLGKFFVNKDLGLDAMGIVSPHAGYPYSGEVSAVAFGAIPSSFTGTFIVVGPSHRGFCTCVSLLPWETPLGIVDNDQKLGAALGIEVDEVSHQYQENSIEVQVPFIKYRFPRARIVPVLMGDQGPEAAADLGERIASAIARSGRDDIRIVASSDFSHYVPAPVARENDLYAIEPLRRLDVGEFYRRLAERRVSACGYGPIAAMCLACRELGATEGRLLRYATSGDVTGDPEVVGYAAIAVM, from the coding sequence ATGAAGACCCGGAAGTGCGGGGTCGCGGGGATGTTCTACCCAAGGGACCCCTCCCACCTCGAGCAGCTCCTCGGGAAGTTCTTCGTGAACAAGGATCTGGGTCTCGACGCGATGGGGATAGTCTCGCCCCACGCGGGGTACCCGTACTCCGGCGAGGTATCCGCCGTCGCGTTCGGGGCGATACCGTCCTCGTTCACCGGGACCTTCATCGTGGTAGGCCCGAGCCACAGGGGTTTCTGCACGTGCGTCTCCCTCCTCCCGTGGGAAACGCCGCTCGGCATCGTCGACAACGACCAGAAGCTCGGCGCGGCCCTCGGGATAGAGGTGGACGAGGTCTCGCACCAGTACCAGGAGAACTCCATCGAGGTCCAGGTACCGTTCATAAAGTACAGGTTCCCCCGTGCGAGGATCGTCCCCGTCCTGATGGGTGACCAGGGCCCGGAAGCCGCGGCAGACCTCGGGGAGAGGATCGCGTCCGCGATCGCGCGGTCGGGCCGCGACGACATACGGATAGTCGCCTCGAGCGATTTCTCGCACTACGTCCCTGCTCCCGTCGCGAGGGAGAACGACCTCTACGCCATCGAGCCACTCCGCAGACTCGACGTCGGGGAGTTCTACAGGAGGCTCGCGGAGAGGCGGGTGAGCGCCTGCGGGTATGGCCCGATAGCCGCCATGTGCCTCGCCTGCAGGGAACTTGGTGCAACGGAGGGGCGGCTGCTCCGCTACGCGACGAGCGGTGATGTGACCGGTGACCCCGAAGTGGTGGGTTACGCGGCCATCGCGGTGATGTAG
- the mvk gene encoding mevalonate kinase: protein MATWSAPGKVFLFGEHAVVYGKPGVAMAIRPRVFVTVRKSKTAHHARSPYIDSCFDEMGVKGSVYVNSQLPSSSGLGSSAAVTVATLAAINDEFKKNLTMEEIAEMAYQIEKKVQKGRASPTDTSVSTFGGIVLVIGTQRRRLAPQQIPLVVGNTLVSHSTAKMVEKVAEFKKKHPDICDPVLEAIGAVSLCAIRNLGNTQELGRLMDINQGLLEALGTGHPALSRLILAARAAGAYGAKLTGAGGGGCMIAVCPKHLKSRIAGAIEACDAKAFATTLDTEGARKEKDA, encoded by the coding sequence GTGGCAACCTGGAGCGCGCCAGGCAAGGTCTTCCTCTTCGGTGAGCACGCCGTTGTCTACGGCAAACCCGGTGTCGCGATGGCGATACGCCCGCGGGTCTTCGTGACGGTCAGGAAGAGCAAGACCGCCCACCACGCGCGGTCACCCTACATCGACAGCTGCTTCGACGAGATGGGCGTCAAGGGGAGCGTGTACGTGAACTCCCAGCTCCCGAGCTCGTCGGGCCTCGGGTCGTCGGCCGCGGTCACGGTGGCCACGCTCGCGGCAATCAACGACGAGTTCAAGAAGAATCTCACGATGGAAGAGATCGCGGAGATGGCCTACCAGATAGAGAAGAAAGTCCAGAAGGGGAGGGCGAGCCCGACCGACACGAGCGTCTCGACATTCGGGGGCATCGTCCTCGTCATCGGGACGCAGCGGCGGCGCCTCGCACCCCAGCAGATCCCCCTCGTCGTGGGAAACACCCTCGTCTCGCACAGCACGGCAAAGATGGTCGAGAAGGTCGCAGAATTCAAGAAGAAGCACCCGGACATCTGCGACCCGGTCCTCGAGGCGATAGGCGCGGTCTCGCTGTGCGCCATCCGTAACCTTGGGAACACGCAGGAGCTCGGCAGGCTGATGGACATCAACCAGGGCCTGCTCGAGGCACTCGGGACGGGCCACCCCGCGCTCTCGAGGCTCATCCTCGCCGCGAGGGCTGCCGGCGCGTACGGCGCGAAGCTGACGGGCGCGGGGGGCGGGGGGTGCATGATCGCCGTCTGCCCAAAGCACCTCAAGAGCAGGATCGCCGGTGCGATCGAGGCGTGCGACGCGAAGGCATTCGCGACCACCCTGGACACGGAAGGAGCGAGGAAGGAGAAGGATGCCTGA
- a CDS encoding isopentenyl phosphate kinase gives MPDRVLLKLGGSVLTKKDREGVADRQCIARIAREISRHTRRRICIVHGAGSFGHPEAHRYGLAQPEKGRDVAEGVARTHGAVCALNAILVGALNEAGTNAVGIHPLGSAVARNGRLVALEVRPVRALMEMGVVPVVHGDVVVDEAAGVSIVSGDQIVRVLAEEIPFSRVGLATDVPGVLDASGNVIAEIGPSDSPGIAAGGSLHTDVTGGMRGKLKEMLALAEKGIGSEIFHVSRLGDFMEGRPHGGTRIRGSTTDGQANG, from the coding sequence ATGCCTGATCGGGTCCTCCTCAAGCTGGGAGGCAGCGTCCTCACGAAGAAGGACAGGGAGGGTGTCGCGGACAGGCAGTGCATCGCGCGCATCGCCCGCGAGATCTCGAGGCACACGCGCCGGAGGATCTGCATCGTGCACGGCGCGGGGTCGTTTGGGCACCCTGAGGCGCACAGGTACGGCCTTGCCCAGCCGGAGAAGGGCCGCGACGTTGCCGAGGGCGTCGCCCGGACGCACGGGGCGGTCTGCGCCCTCAACGCGATCCTCGTCGGGGCACTGAACGAGGCGGGGACCAATGCGGTCGGCATCCACCCCCTCGGCTCGGCCGTCGCCCGGAACGGCCGGCTCGTGGCACTCGAGGTCCGGCCCGTGCGTGCCCTCATGGAGATGGGCGTGGTCCCGGTGGTGCACGGCGACGTCGTGGTGGACGAGGCGGCGGGAGTCTCCATCGTGTCGGGGGACCAGATCGTGAGGGTCCTCGCCGAGGAGATCCCGTTCTCCCGCGTCGGGCTTGCGACCGACGTCCCCGGCGTCCTCGATGCGAGCGGGAACGTCATCGCCGAGATCGGGCCGTCAGACAGCCCCGGAATCGCGGCCGGGGGGTCGCTCCACACCGACGTGACGGGCGGGATGAGGGGAAAGCTGAAGGAAATGCTCGCACTCGCGGAAAAGGGGATAGGATCCGAGATATTCCACGTCTCGAGGCTCGGCGATTTCATGGAAGGCCGGCCCCACGGGGGGACGAGGATCAGGGGAAGTACGACGGATGGACAAGCGAACGGATAA
- the fni gene encoding type 2 isopentenyl-diphosphate Delta-isomerase encodes MDKRTDKIRLTSGRKLDHLRICADEDIERGFPGFSDVRLVHSALPECDLSRVDLSARFLGRKFSSPLFIAAMTGGHPETTAVNVRLARAAEKFGIGMCVGSQRAALEDPALEESFRVVRDEAPGAFLVANLGIVQLREHGPEWAERAVEMIDADAIAIHLNFLQEAIQPEGDHDATGCLEALSTLCRESRVPVIVKETGSGISAETARACWGAGVSAIDIGGWGGTSWAAIEALRAGKSRGDRESGLAALGTLFQEWGIPTTVSLIEVVRTGSPVIATGGIRTGLDMAKALALGADLCGLALPLLRPAMESEEALFSRIESLHRELRTAMFLCGAQRTSEMRRTRVYITGLTREMVGQMEGGIEKWISK; translated from the coding sequence ATGGACAAGCGAACGGATAAGATCCGCCTCACGTCGGGCAGGAAGCTCGACCACCTCCGCATCTGCGCCGACGAGGATATCGAGAGGGGTTTTCCGGGGTTCTCCGACGTCAGGCTCGTCCACTCGGCCCTCCCCGAGTGCGACCTCTCGCGCGTGGACCTCTCCGCGCGGTTCCTCGGGAGGAAATTCTCGTCCCCCCTCTTCATCGCGGCGATGACGGGCGGTCACCCCGAGACGACGGCGGTGAACGTCAGGCTCGCCCGCGCAGCCGAGAAGTTCGGCATCGGGATGTGCGTCGGCTCCCAGAGGGCGGCACTCGAGGATCCCGCGCTCGAGGAGAGTTTCAGGGTCGTGAGGGACGAGGCGCCGGGGGCGTTCCTAGTGGCGAACCTCGGGATAGTACAGCTCCGCGAACACGGCCCGGAGTGGGCCGAGAGGGCAGTAGAGATGATCGACGCGGACGCGATCGCGATCCACCTCAACTTCCTGCAGGAGGCGATCCAGCCGGAGGGCGACCACGATGCGACGGGGTGCCTCGAGGCGCTATCCACCCTCTGCAGGGAGAGCCGCGTCCCCGTGATCGTCAAGGAGACGGGGAGCGGTATATCTGCCGAGACCGCCCGGGCCTGCTGGGGAGCGGGCGTCAGCGCGATCGACATAGGCGGCTGGGGGGGCACCTCGTGGGCAGCGATCGAGGCCCTCCGGGCAGGAAAGTCAAGGGGCGATAGGGAATCGGGCCTTGCTGCCCTGGGCACGCTCTTCCAGGAATGGGGAATCCCGACGACGGTCAGCCTCATCGAGGTGGTGCGCACCGGGAGCCCAGTCATCGCGACGGGAGGAATCAGGACAGGGCTCGATATGGCAAAGGCCCTCGCCCTCGGCGCGGACCTCTGCGGCCTCGCGCTCCCGCTGCTCCGCCCTGCCATGGAGAGCGAGGAGGCACTCTTCTCCCGCATCGAGAGCCTCCACAGGGAACTGCGGACAGCGATGTTCCTCTGCGGGGCCCAGAGGACGAGCGAGATGAGACGGACCCGGGTGTATATCACGGGATTGACCCGGGAGATGGTTGGACAGATGGAAGGAGGAATAGAGAAATGGATATCGAAGTGA